From the Ignavibacteria bacterium genome, the window TTCCGCGGACCAACGTTCTCTGCGATCAAAATGTTCATCACGCCGAAGATCAGACCGAGAACGATCATGATCATGAGCGGCAAATAGTCGAGGATCATCACAACTCCTGTTGTCGAGATGGGCAAAGATAACGATTCTCTCAACCCGTCGTAGTTTCGACGTATGCCAATTGTTCACGCCTTCGAATGTGGCCCTGTTGCCACCATGTCGTATCTGGTCTGCGACCTAACGTCGGCGAGTGCCTACGTGGTGGACACCCCGTATGGATGCACGGAACCTGTTATGGAGGAAGCCCAACGTCAGGGCTGCGCCATCACGGACATCCTGCTCACCCACACCCATTGGGACCATACGGCCGACTGTGCGTCCCTCGCGGCAGCAACAGGGGCTAGGGTGGTGGTGCACGCCGCCGACCAGTACCGTCTTACCGATCCGATGGCACATTCGATCTGGCCATTACCATTCACCATCCCCCCGGTGGTTAACGCCACTATCGTGGATGGTGAATCGGGCATCATTGAGGTAGGGGGCGGGCAAGCCCCCTTACGATTTATCCACACTCCGGGTCATACCGAAGGTGGGATCTGTTTTGTGGACGATACCTCGCGGTTTTGTTTTGCCGGAGATACACTTTTCCAAGGCAGTGTTGGACGAGTGGACCTCCCTGG encodes:
- a CDS encoding MBL fold metallo-hydrolase; translated protein: MPIVHAFECGPVATMSYLVCDLTSASAYVVDTPYGCTEPVMEEAQRQGCAITDILLTHTHWDHTADCASLAAATGARVVVHAADQYRLTDPMAHSIWPLPFTIPPVVNATIVDGESGIIEVGGGQAPLRFIHTPGHTEGGICFVDDTSRFCFAGDTLFQGSVGRVDLPGGSGATLLESIRTRLFELPDEMIVFPGHGPTTTIGYERRDNPFVGENAE